A single genomic interval of Vulpes lagopus strain Blue_001 chromosome 19, ASM1834538v1, whole genome shotgun sequence harbors:
- the LOC121478881 gene encoding LOW QUALITY PROTEIN: inhibitor of carbonic anhydrase-like (The sequence of the model RefSeq protein was modified relative to this genomic sequence to represent the inferred CDS: inserted 1 base in 1 codon), translated as MMRLPICALLCAGTLGLCLAVPGKTVRWCTISNHEARKCSSFSDNMKRVLQXDGPHVTCVKRTSHLECIKAITANEADAVTVEAGLVFEAGLSPFNLKPIVAEFHGSKNNPQTLHYAVAVVKKDSNIQLKGLQGKKSCHPGLGWSAGWNIPIRIFFPSVSVEEATAEMAQFFVGSCVPCANRMEFPRLCQLCVGEATDKCACSFQEPYFGYSGAFKCLQDGVGDVAFLRHVTVFENLANMTDSDHYDLLCLDNSRKSVDKYRECHLALFPSHAVVARNIGGKEDLIWELLNQAQEHFGKGKSTEFQLFASPHGKDLLFTDATDGFLRVPPKMDAKLYVGYEYFSAIQRLKIGVEDSPRVLWCAVGHHERVKCDEWSVLSGGALECTIEETTEDCIAAIAKGEADAMTLDGGFIYTAGQCRLVPVLAENYMPKDESTCVNTPAQGHYVVAVIKKSDPSLTWYSLQGKKSCHPSVGTSAGWIIPMGLIYNKTGSCKFDEFFSQSCAPGSDPNSNLCALCSGGSDPAHTCAPNNHERYYGFSGAFRCLVEKGDVAFVKETTVFQNTEGKNPEAWAKDLKQEDFELLCLDGTRRPVTEAHRCHLAIVPNHAVVSRKDKAASVRRMLFNQQELFGRNGFEYRMFQMFQSSSKDLLFSDDTACLANLQDGTTYRKYLGPEYLKALDNMGQCLHSELQDACTFHVH; from the exons ATGATGAGGCTCCCCATCTGCGCCCTGCTGTGTGCGGGGACCCTGG GGCTGTGTCTGGCTGTTCCTGGGAAAACTGTGAGGTGGTGCACTATCTCAAATCATGAGGCCAGGAAGTGCTCCAGTTTCAGTGACAATATGAAAAGAGTCCTTC AGGATGGTCCTCATGTCACCTGTGTGAAGAGAACTTCTCACCTTGAGTGCATCAAGGCCATTACG GCAAACGAAGCAGATGCTGTGACCGTTGAAGCAGGTTTGGTGTTTGAGGCGGGCCTGTCCCCCTTCAACCTGAAGCCCATCGTGGCCGAATTCCATGGGTCAAAAAACA ATCCACAAACCCTCCATTATGCTGTGGCCGTGGTGAAGAAGGACAGCAACATCCAGCTGAAAGGGCTCCAAGGCAAGAAGTCCTGCCACCCGGGCCTAGGATGGTCTGCTGGGTGGAACATTCCCATTaggatattttttccttctgtctctgttgAAGAAG CCACAGCAGAAATGGCCCAGTTCTTCGTCGGCAGCTGTGTCCCCTGTGCAAACAGGATGGAGTTCCCCAGGCTGTGTCAACTGTGTGTGGGGGAAGCGACAGACAAATGTGCCTGCTCTTTCCAGGAACCGTACTTTGGCTACTCGGGCGCCTTCAA GTGTCTGCAGGACGGTGTAGGGGATGTGGCCTTCCTAAGGCATGTGACAGTGTTTG AGAACCTGGCAAACATGACTGACAGTGACCACTATGATTTGCTCTGCCTGGACAACAGCCGGAAGTCTGTGGACAAATACAGGGAGTGCCACCTGGCCCTCTTCCCTTCTCATGCTGTTGTGGCTCGAAACATAGGGGGCAAGGAAGACTTGATCTGGGAGCTTCTCAACCAGGCCCAG gaacattttggaaaaggcaagtCAACAGAATTCCAGCTCTTTGCCTCTCCTCATGGGAAGGACTTGCTCTTTACAGATGCTACCGATGGGTTTTTAAGAGTCCCTCCCAAGATGGACGCCAAGCTATACGTGGGATACGAATATTTTTCTGCCATTCAGCGTCTAAAGATAG GTGTGGAAGACTCCCCGAGGGTGCTGTGGTGTGCAGTGGGTCACCATGAGAGGGTCAAGTGTGATGAGTGGAGTGTCCTAAGTGGAGGTGCCTTAGAGTGCACTATAGAGGAGACCACTGAGGACTGCATCGCTGCCATCGCA AAAGGAGAGGCTGATGCCATGACTTTGGATGGAGGCTTCATCTACACAGCAGGCCAGTGCCGTCTAGTGCCTGTCCTGGCAGAGAACTACA tgCCCAAGGATGAGTCTACATGTGTAAATACACCTGCACAAG GTCATTACGTCGTGGCAGTGATTAAGAAATCAGATCCCTCCCTCACTTGGTACTCTCTGCAAGGCAAGAAGTCCTGCCACCCTTCAGTTGGTACTTCTGCAGGCTGGATCATCCCCATGGGTTTAATATACAACAAAACTGGGTCCTGTAAATTTG ATGAATTCTTCAGTCAAAGCTGTGCCCCTGGATCTGATCCAAATTCAAATCTCTGTGCTCTGTGCAGTGGTGGAAGTGACCCAGCCCACACATGTGCTCCCAACAACCACGAGAGATACTATGGCTTCAGTGGAGCGTTCAG GTGTCTGGTTGAGAAGGGAGATGTTGCCTTTGTGAAGGAAACGACCGTCTTCCAGAACACTGAAG GAAAGAACCCTGAAGCATGGGCTAAAGATCTGAAGCAAGAAGACTTTGAGCTGCTGTGCCTTGATGGTACCAGGAGGCCTGTGACTGAAGCTCACAGGTGCCACCTGGCCATAGTCCCAAATCATGCTGTGGTCTCAAGGAAAGATAAGGCAGCTTCTGTTCGTAGAATGCTCTTCAATCAACAG GAGCTCTTTGGAAGAAATGGGTTTGAATACAGGATGTTCCAGATGTTTCAATCCTCATCCAAGGACCTGCTCTTCAGTGATGACACGGCATGTTTGGCTAACCTTCAGGATGGAACAACTTATCGAAAATACTTAGGACCAGAGTATCTTAAGGCTCTTGATAACATGGGACAATGCTTACACTCTG AACTTCAGGACGCCTGTACATTCCATGTACATTAA